DNA from Plasmodium yoelii strain 17X genome assembly, chromosome: 13:
atatagcatattttttagcatttcaaattttattaatcttttaaaattgtttttaatttattccaAATAAAACGCataatttttgtttacaTGCTATTGTgtgtgtatttatttttccaaaGCTGTATATCCGGGTTtatagaaaaatacaaattttcgtatgtacataaataaattaaacaaaaggtatatgtttatatgtatatatgtttatatgtatatataaaagtcTCAAGGTAGCCAAACAAAAGGAAAGGAATGGATTACGAATTGAAACCTTCTTTTATTTACCTTTCTCTATTTcgttatttaattttttattttttttattcctatttGTTCATACTTAATGAGGGTAATAGGTTTTAGTGTGTAAAAATGTAGTATGGagttttacaaaaaaataacttatttttataaaaacatGTTTTATCATTTTGATATTTAGATCGCTATTTAGTTGGAAAATTGCATTacatattgtattatatatatttttttcttaagaAGGAAAATAGCAATTAGTCTACTAttttatattacatatttatatgtgctataaaatattgcttattattttaaaattattttagttagtatattttgatttaaccataatattttcctttgataaaaaaaaaaaaaaaaaattaatatacttataaatatatataatttttacacAATTTTTTCCGTTTTAAGAAAATAggatttaaaattttttttgttattataatcaaatttaaagaataaatattaatgtgtaaaaaaagtttttaaatatatgtaagtTTCAAAATgtcaaaatttaaattattttttcaaaatgtaAGGAAAAATGCATTTAATATTATGTTCTGGGCACCCTTAGCAAATTGGGGTTTTGTTATTGCAGGTAATTTTcgcatatttaaaaaaagttataccacccataataatgataatactgataatgatgatgataatgataataatgatgataatgataatgatgataatgataatgatgataataatgataatgataattattATCAAATGCTTTGTCAAAAACTAGCGAAACATTATTATTGTGTGCAACTTAGAACGTGAATGTTTTGTGTGAAAACTTTATTTATACAACAGTGTGTGCATacgtaaaaaataataaaataataaaaataaaataataaaaataaaataaacattttattccccccttttatttttaacacAGGATGCAATGACTTAAAGAAAAATCCTATGTACGTATCTGAGAAAATGACATCAGTTTTAGTTGtttatagtttattatttatgaGATATTCGCTTGCAATTAAGCCTAAAAATTATTTGCTTTTTACATGTCATGCTACAAATACGTTAGTTCAAAGTACTTTattatttagaaaattaAAATACGATTCAGATAATAAGTTGATGTTAGCAACCAACTAAAAACACATGCCTATAATAATGTAAACAAAAGGACAGACCTAAAACTAAAAGTTAATCACCTTCCAAATTTTTCGAgttgtaaaaatattaacataaaaatgatataggAATTTTCATGATcgtttttcattatataacaatggtatatatatatgtatatttatatgtatttttttgtatatttatatgtatttttttgcatatttatatgtattttttttttttttcacagtTTTGTAGAATTTGGTTTGgcataaatttatttattagcCATTTCAACAGTTgctttattactattttttaaatatctaTAAGACTGCATATTGTGAGAAAAATCTAAGCAAATACCTCAATTTAGTTGCATTCACAATAAAGGTGTTTtatagtatataatatatatacatatgtatatttttttcataaatttttatagtttatttttttgtatctaatttttttttat
Protein-coding regions in this window:
- a CDS encoding mitochondrial pyruvate carrier protein 1, putative, coding for MSKFKLFFQNVRKNAFNIMFWAPLANWGFVIAGCNDLKKNPMYVSEKMTSVLVVYSLLFMRYSLAIKPKNYLLFTCHATNTLVQSTLLFRKLKYDSDNKLMLATN